A genomic window from Streptomyces sp. HUAS YS2 includes:
- a CDS encoding RNA-guided endonuclease TnpB family protein, producing the protein MQLRYSFRLYPNGTQRSALARAFGCARVVYNDALRARETARAGGEVFPTIGDLSKLLITEAKKTEERAWLGEVSAVVLQQSLRDLDTAYRNFFSGLKGKRPRMGSPRFKSLRDNRQAVRFTANARWKITTGKDLWLPKIGNVRVKWSRALPSTPSTVTVVKDSAGRYFASFVVETDLETLPETDAVVGVDLGLSHFATLSDGTKIDSPRFLRRAEKKLKKAQRNLSRKAKGSNNRTKARIKVARAHGAVADARREFHHQLSTKVIRENQAVAVEDLAVKGLARTRMAKSVHDAGWSAFVAMLEYKAAKYGRTFHRIGRFEPTSQVCSVCGAKDGPKPLNVREWTCGACGTVLDRDINAAVNVAKAAGLAVSACGARVRPGLVPAQREETGTHRDGQTTVVGIPAP; encoded by the coding sequence GTGCAGCTCCGGTACTCCTTCCGCCTCTACCCGAACGGGACTCAGCGTTCAGCGCTGGCCCGTGCGTTCGGGTGCGCGCGGGTGGTCTACAACGATGCCCTTCGGGCCCGTGAGACCGCCCGTGCAGGCGGTGAGGTATTCCCGACAATCGGTGACCTGTCGAAGTTGCTGATCACCGAGGCGAAGAAGACCGAGGAACGGGCCTGGCTGGGCGAGGTTTCGGCCGTGGTGCTGCAACAGTCCCTCCGAGACCTCGATACGGCGTACCGGAACTTCTTCAGTGGGTTGAAGGGCAAGCGCCCGCGCATGGGCTCGCCTCGGTTCAAGAGCCTGAGGGACAACCGGCAGGCCGTGCGGTTCACCGCCAATGCCCGGTGGAAGATCACGACCGGCAAAGACCTGTGGTTGCCGAAGATCGGCAACGTGCGAGTGAAGTGGTCCCGTGCTCTGCCCTCGACCCCGTCGACGGTAACCGTGGTCAAGGACTCGGCCGGTCGGTACTTCGCGTCGTTCGTGGTCGAGACCGATCTCGAGACGCTGCCCGAGACGGATGCCGTGGTCGGTGTCGACCTCGGCCTGTCGCACTTCGCGACCCTCTCCGACGGTACGAAGATCGACAGCCCCCGCTTCCTGCGGCGGGCGGAAAAGAAGCTCAAGAAGGCACAGCGGAACCTGAGCCGCAAGGCGAAGGGCAGCAACAACCGGACAAAGGCCCGCATCAAGGTCGCTCGCGCCCACGGCGCGGTGGCCGACGCACGGCGCGAGTTCCACCACCAGCTCTCAACGAAGGTCATCCGTGAGAACCAAGCGGTTGCCGTTGAGGACCTGGCGGTCAAGGGGCTCGCTCGTACCCGCATGGCCAAGTCGGTGCACGACGCCGGATGGTCGGCGTTCGTCGCGATGCTGGAGTACAAGGCCGCGAAGTACGGGCGCACCTTCCACCGCATCGGACGCTTCGAACCCACCTCACAGGTGTGTTCGGTCTGCGGCGCCAAGGACGGCCCCAAGCCTCTGAACGTCCGGGAATGGACGTGCGGGGCGTGCGGGACCGTCCTGGACCGGGACATCAACGCGGCGGTCAACGTCGCCAAGGCCGCCGGACTGGCGGTATCAGCCTGCGGAGCGCGGGTAAGACCGGGACTCGTCCCGGCACAGCGCGAAGAAACAGGAACCCACCGAGACGGTCAGACGACCGTGGTAGGAATCCCCGCCCCTTAG
- a CDS encoding MHYT domain-containing protein, translated as MGHLDHATFGWLTPVLSYAMACIGAALGLRCTVRALEASGRSRRNWLLTAASAIGTGIWTMHFVAMLGFGVTGTDIRYDVPLTILSLIVAMVVVGAGVFAVGHGRDRIRSLLIGGLTTGVGVASMHYMGMAALRLHGQVRYDPMLVALSVAIAVVAATAALWAALNIHAPIAVAVASLVMGAAVSSMHYTGMFAVEVHVVPASTALPGATAMQFIFPLAVGLGSYLFITSAFVALSPTARERAAYASAERLTEPDERAVDVAPPGFRETVGNGRA; from the coding sequence ATGGGACACCTGGACCACGCCACCTTCGGTTGGCTGACCCCCGTGCTGTCGTACGCGATGGCCTGCATCGGCGCCGCCCTCGGCCTGCGCTGCACCGTGAGAGCGCTGGAGGCGAGTGGCCGCTCGCGGCGCAACTGGCTGCTCACCGCCGCGTCCGCCATCGGCACCGGCATCTGGACGATGCACTTCGTCGCGATGCTCGGCTTCGGCGTCACCGGCACCGACATCCGCTACGACGTGCCACTGACCATCCTCAGCCTGATCGTGGCCATGGTCGTCGTCGGCGCCGGCGTCTTCGCCGTCGGCCACGGCCGCGACCGGATCCGCTCCCTGCTCATCGGCGGACTCACCACCGGCGTCGGCGTCGCGAGCATGCATTACATGGGCATGGCCGCGCTGCGCCTGCACGGGCAGGTGCGGTACGACCCGATGCTCGTGGCCCTCTCGGTCGCCATCGCGGTCGTCGCCGCGACCGCGGCCCTCTGGGCGGCCCTCAACATCCACGCCCCGATCGCCGTCGCGGTCGCCTCGCTCGTCATGGGCGCCGCCGTCAGCAGCATGCACTACACCGGCATGTTCGCCGTCGAGGTCCACGTCGTACCCGCGTCCACGGCCCTGCCCGGGGCCACGGCGATGCAGTTCATCTTCCCCCTCGCCGTCGGCCTCGGGTCCTACCTGTTCATCACCTCCGCCTTCGTCGCCCTCTCGCCGACCGCGCGGGAACGCGCCGCGTACGCCTCCGCCGAGCGACTGACGGAACCGGACGAGCGGGCCGTCGACGTTGCCCCGCCCGGCTTCCGGGAGACGGTCGGCAACGGTCGCGCCTGA
- a CDS encoding class I SAM-dependent methyltransferase — protein sequence MSDDPKDVQEFFGARAADWDARFPDDGPAYAAAVAELGLRPGDSVLDAGCGTGRALPPLRDAVGPNGTVIGADLTPAMLAAAVDAGRADSARLVLTDVTRLPVRTGALDAVFGAGLISHLPDPAPNLRELARTVRPGGQLALFHPVGRAALAARHGRQIADDDLRAEPNLRPLLADAGWRMVRYVDEDDRYLVLALRED from the coding sequence ATGAGCGACGACCCGAAAGACGTCCAGGAGTTCTTCGGCGCACGCGCCGCCGACTGGGACGCCCGGTTCCCCGACGACGGCCCCGCGTACGCCGCCGCCGTCGCGGAACTCGGCCTGCGCCCCGGCGACAGCGTCCTCGACGCCGGCTGCGGCACCGGCCGCGCCCTGCCCCCGCTGCGCGACGCCGTAGGCCCGAACGGCACGGTGATCGGCGCCGACCTGACCCCGGCGATGCTGGCGGCCGCCGTCGACGCGGGGCGGGCCGACAGCGCGAGACTCGTACTGACCGACGTGACCCGGCTCCCGGTGCGCACCGGCGCGCTCGACGCGGTGTTCGGGGCGGGCCTGATCTCCCACCTCCCGGACCCGGCACCGAACCTGCGCGAACTCGCCCGCACGGTCCGGCCCGGCGGGCAGTTGGCCCTCTTCCACCCCGTCGGACGCGCCGCGCTCGCCGCCCGGCACGGCCGGCAGATCGCCGACGACGACCTGCGGGCAGAGCCCAACCTCCGGCCGCTGCTGGCCGACGCGGGCTGGCGAATGGTCCGGTACGTGGACGAGGACGACCGCTACCTGGTGCTCGCGCTGCGCGAGGACTGA